In Citrus sinensis cultivar Valencia sweet orange chromosome 2, DVS_A1.0, whole genome shotgun sequence, a single genomic region encodes these proteins:
- the LOC102607210 gene encoding pollen-specific leucine-rich repeat extensin-like protein 1 isoform X1, which translates to MASGSSGRANSGSKGFDFGSDDILCSYEDYPNQDASNGSHSDLVTGSGSSKQDFQKGRRPRPSMFHAYSQPDDCLNEDVVSTVEITMKKHTDGVVRFLEGISSRLSQLELYCYNLDKSMVEMRSDLVRDHGEADTKLKSLEKHLQEVHRSVQILRDKQELAETQKELAKLQLVQKDSSSSSHSQSNEERASPAASEPKRGENTTADMQNQQLALALPHQVAPQQQPVAPLPQTLPHQVAPQQQPVAPTPQTPPQNVSHQQSYYMPATQLPNPPAPAPAPAPAPIQQPQSQYMSTDPQYRPPPLPDSSRVTPQPQQSQPNPVPHGHHFLPQYQQQWPQQVQQTQQPTVQPQIRPSPTVYPSYPPSQPSNPSPPEMLPNSAPMQVQYTGVPQPVSTRADVMPYGYGAPGRPVPQQPPPLQPQPIKGNYGAQPGDGYAAAGPRPTLPPGSGYMMYDSESGRTPHPPQQSHFAQGGYPSQPTTGSNLLARNPSQPQFIRNHTYSELIENLVSMGYRGDHAASVIQRMEESGQPVDFNAVLDRLNVHSSGGSQRGGWSG; encoded by the exons ATGGCTTCTGGATCGTCGGGCCGGGCAAATTCGGGCTCCAAGGGGTTCGATTTCGGGTCGGATGATATTCTCTGCTCGTATGAGGATTACCCTAACCAAGATGCTTCGAATGGAAGCCATTCGGATCTTGTGACGGGGTCCGGTTCCAGTAAG CAGGATTTTCAAAAAGGCAGAAGGCCAAGACCATCAATGTTTCATGCCTATAGCCAGCCAGACGATTGTCTAAACGAAGATGTAGTTTCTACTGTTGAAATAACCATGAAAAAGCATACTGATGGTGTCGTGCGTTTTCTCGAGGGAATCAGTTCTCGTCTGTCACAGTTGGAGTTGTATTGCTATAACCTTGATAAATCAATGGTAGAAATGCGATCTGATTTAGTTCGTGATCATGGGGAGGCAGACACGAAGCTTAAATCTCTTGAGAAACATCTCCAGGAG GTCCACAGGTCTGTCCAGATTCTGAGAGACAAGCAAGAACTTGcagaaactcaaaaggaaCTAGCTAAGCTTCAGCTTGTCCAGAAAGATTCATCTTCATCAAGCCATTCGCAATCAAATGAGGAGAGAGCATCACCAGCTGCTTCTGAGCCTAAAAGGGGTGAAAATACAACCGCTGACATGCAAAATCAGCAGTTAGCTCTTGCTCTCCCTCATCAAGTTGCTCCCCAACAACAGCCTGTGGCTCCGCTCCCCCAGACCCTCCCTCATCAAGTCGCCCCCCAACAACAGCCTGTGGCTCCGACCCCCCAGACCCCACCTCAGAATGTGTCTCATCAGCAATCCTATTATATGCCTGCAACCCAGTTACCTAATCCCCCAGCCCCAGCCCCAGCCCCAGCCCCAGCCCCCATCCAACAGCCTCAAAGTCAATATATGTCTACTGATCCTCAGTACAGACCTCCCCCACTACCAGACTCCTCTAGGGTGACACCACAGCCTCAACAATCTCAGCCTAATCCAGTCCCTCATGGTCACCATTTCCTCCCTCAGTATCAGCAGCAATGGCCTCAGCAGGTACAGCAAACACAACAACCCACTGTGCAGCCACAGATTAGGCCGTCGCCAACAGTTTACCCATCATACCCTCCTAGCCAACCATCAAACCCATCTCCTCCAGAGATGTTGCCAAATAGCGCTCCTATGCAAGTGCAGTATACAGGAGTTCCTCAACCAGTATCTACCCGTGCTGATGTTATGCCTTATGGGTATGGTGCACCTGGTAGACCAGTTCCACAGCAGCCACCACCGCTCCAACCTCAGCCAATTAAGGGCAACTATGGGGCACAACCAGGCGATGGGTATGCAGCTGCTGGCCCTCGTCCCACGCTTCCTCCAGGGAGTGGTTATATGATGTATGATAGTGAATCGGGGAGAACACCACATCCACCTCAACAATCTCACTTCGCACAAGGTGGATACCCTTCACAACCTACCACAGGCAGTAATCTTTTGGCCCGGAATCCTAGTCAGCCACAATTTATTCGCAACCATACTTACAGTGAATTGATTGAGAATCTGGTTAGTATGGGTTACAGGGGAGATCATGCTGCAAGCGTGATTCAGAGGATGGAGGAGAGTGGGCAGCCTGTTGATTTTAATGCAGTGCTTGACAGGCTGAATGTGCATTCTTCTGGGGGTTCTCAAAGAGGAGGATGGTCAGGATAA
- the LOC102607210 gene encoding pollen-specific leucine-rich repeat extensin-like protein 1 isoform X2, translating into MASGSSGRANSGSKGFDFGSDDILCSYEDYPNQDASNGSHSDLVTGSGSSKDFQKGRRPRPSMFHAYSQPDDCLNEDVVSTVEITMKKHTDGVVRFLEGISSRLSQLELYCYNLDKSMVEMRSDLVRDHGEADTKLKSLEKHLQEVHRSVQILRDKQELAETQKELAKLQLVQKDSSSSSHSQSNEERASPAASEPKRGENTTADMQNQQLALALPHQVAPQQQPVAPLPQTLPHQVAPQQQPVAPTPQTPPQNVSHQQSYYMPATQLPNPPAPAPAPAPAPIQQPQSQYMSTDPQYRPPPLPDSSRVTPQPQQSQPNPVPHGHHFLPQYQQQWPQQVQQTQQPTVQPQIRPSPTVYPSYPPSQPSNPSPPEMLPNSAPMQVQYTGVPQPVSTRADVMPYGYGAPGRPVPQQPPPLQPQPIKGNYGAQPGDGYAAAGPRPTLPPGSGYMMYDSESGRTPHPPQQSHFAQGGYPSQPTTGSNLLARNPSQPQFIRNHTYSELIENLVSMGYRGDHAASVIQRMEESGQPVDFNAVLDRLNVHSSGGSQRGGWSG; encoded by the exons ATGGCTTCTGGATCGTCGGGCCGGGCAAATTCGGGCTCCAAGGGGTTCGATTTCGGGTCGGATGATATTCTCTGCTCGTATGAGGATTACCCTAACCAAGATGCTTCGAATGGAAGCCATTCGGATCTTGTGACGGGGTCCGGTTCCAGTAAG GATTTTCAAAAAGGCAGAAGGCCAAGACCATCAATGTTTCATGCCTATAGCCAGCCAGACGATTGTCTAAACGAAGATGTAGTTTCTACTGTTGAAATAACCATGAAAAAGCATACTGATGGTGTCGTGCGTTTTCTCGAGGGAATCAGTTCTCGTCTGTCACAGTTGGAGTTGTATTGCTATAACCTTGATAAATCAATGGTAGAAATGCGATCTGATTTAGTTCGTGATCATGGGGAGGCAGACACGAAGCTTAAATCTCTTGAGAAACATCTCCAGGAG GTCCACAGGTCTGTCCAGATTCTGAGAGACAAGCAAGAACTTGcagaaactcaaaaggaaCTAGCTAAGCTTCAGCTTGTCCAGAAAGATTCATCTTCATCAAGCCATTCGCAATCAAATGAGGAGAGAGCATCACCAGCTGCTTCTGAGCCTAAAAGGGGTGAAAATACAACCGCTGACATGCAAAATCAGCAGTTAGCTCTTGCTCTCCCTCATCAAGTTGCTCCCCAACAACAGCCTGTGGCTCCGCTCCCCCAGACCCTCCCTCATCAAGTCGCCCCCCAACAACAGCCTGTGGCTCCGACCCCCCAGACCCCACCTCAGAATGTGTCTCATCAGCAATCCTATTATATGCCTGCAACCCAGTTACCTAATCCCCCAGCCCCAGCCCCAGCCCCAGCCCCAGCCCCCATCCAACAGCCTCAAAGTCAATATATGTCTACTGATCCTCAGTACAGACCTCCCCCACTACCAGACTCCTCTAGGGTGACACCACAGCCTCAACAATCTCAGCCTAATCCAGTCCCTCATGGTCACCATTTCCTCCCTCAGTATCAGCAGCAATGGCCTCAGCAGGTACAGCAAACACAACAACCCACTGTGCAGCCACAGATTAGGCCGTCGCCAACAGTTTACCCATCATACCCTCCTAGCCAACCATCAAACCCATCTCCTCCAGAGATGTTGCCAAATAGCGCTCCTATGCAAGTGCAGTATACAGGAGTTCCTCAACCAGTATCTACCCGTGCTGATGTTATGCCTTATGGGTATGGTGCACCTGGTAGACCAGTTCCACAGCAGCCACCACCGCTCCAACCTCAGCCAATTAAGGGCAACTATGGGGCACAACCAGGCGATGGGTATGCAGCTGCTGGCCCTCGTCCCACGCTTCCTCCAGGGAGTGGTTATATGATGTATGATAGTGAATCGGGGAGAACACCACATCCACCTCAACAATCTCACTTCGCACAAGGTGGATACCCTTCACAACCTACCACAGGCAGTAATCTTTTGGCCCGGAATCCTAGTCAGCCACAATTTATTCGCAACCATACTTACAGTGAATTGATTGAGAATCTGGTTAGTATGGGTTACAGGGGAGATCATGCTGCAAGCGTGATTCAGAGGATGGAGGAGAGTGGGCAGCCTGTTGATTTTAATGCAGTGCTTGACAGGCTGAATGTGCATTCTTCTGGGGGTTCTCAAAGAGGAGGATGGTCAGGATAA